GAGGATCACAAAATTATAGAAAGCATACAGACTTACATagaaccattacaacaaaagaagtgttttcatcaatgccaaattaagacactgtagtacagtaATTCTACCAGAGATCTGTtatgcctcagaaacaacagtaatcaagGGAAGAATGAAAATCAGGGAGATGGAAGAACAAGatcggaaaatgctgagaaagatcTATACTGGCCATTTCAGAAAAAGGGCCTCTGGATAAAGAGACCAACAAAAGAGCTATAACAACAGGGGGATGATTACAAACATCAGGAAAAGAAGGGCAAAGTTCTACACACAAATACATGGGATAAATGAAGACATACTGACTAAGAATATCTTCAAATAGTGATAACTATTATAGTGAAAAGCAGTtgggtaaaggaaaccatggaaaacctcaaGAAAtcaaacatctccacagaagacatggcaggcaggaaaaaaaaaggaaaaaacaaacagaaatttcagaaaacgtccaaggagaagaaaacaggaaagaagtggacaggagaagacaagaagaagaagaagaagaagaaacacattaaaatatatttaatggtaaatgtgttctacagttttgcatcaccttggttccgagagttctagaacctatgcagaaaattggaacagagatcaacataaacatcatttccaccctttttattgctcatgaaaaccacacattgcatattgttccaccatacagcgagaacttcagaggtggtggtccatattgctgtacacagcggtacctctaatacccaatagcatgtcctcttgcattgatgcatgcctgtattcattgtggcatactatccacaagttcgtcaaaccactgttgatccagattgtcccactcctcaacggcaactCAGtggagatccctcagagtggttggtgggtcatgtcatccataaacagcccttttcaatctatcccaggcatgtttgatagagttcatgtctggaaaatATGCTAGCCACTCAAgtcaagcgatgttgttatcctgaaggaagtcattcacaagatgtgcacgttgggtgcGTGAATTgttatccatgaagatgaatgccatgccaatatgctgccaatatagttgcactatcggtcggagtatggcatttgtgtatcatacagccattacggcacttTCCATGATGACCAATGGCGTACGTTGCCCAACATAATgctacccaaaaacagcagggaacctccaccttgctgcacttgatgggcagtgtgtctaaggtgttcagcctgactgggttgcttccaaacacgtctccaacaattgtctggttgaagacatgtgcgacactcattggtgaagagaacatgatgccaatactgaacggtccattcggcatgtcgttgagCCTATCTGTACCTCACTGCATAGTATTGATAGATATTGGGAGCGTAGTTgtgcaacatgcagcctattgtgcacagttttagtcataacactacgtcctgtggctgcacgaaagccttgttcaacatggtggcgttgctgtcagggttcctccgagccataatccacaggtagcggtcatacactgcagttgtagtccttgggcggcctgagcgagggatgttgacaattcctgtctctgtgtatctcctccatgtctgaacaacattgctttggttccctcgaagacgtctggacacttccctgttgagagcccttcctggcacaaagtacaaTGCAGATGCAAttgaagtaacaatgcggatgtgattGAACTGCAGTATTGGCCATCTAGGCACGGTAGAACTACatacaacatgagccatgtacctccttcctggtggaatgcctggaactgatcggctgttggaccccctctgtctaacaggTGTTGCGAACAccttgtttacacctttgggtggatttagtgacatctccgaatagtcaaagggactgaactggactgtgtctgtgatacagtatccacagtcaacaacCATCTCCAGAAGTTTTGGGAACcagcgtgatgcaaaactttttttgatgtgtgaattaaGTACTAATGTTATACCATTTATGTTTTGCATGGACAGTAGGTactcatgaagttttaattatcacctcggaaTATAAAGTTAACTACATAGCTTTTTGTTTTATTGCAGGTACATGTGTGCAACCCTGGGACACACTGAAATCCCCACACAGAGGCACCATAGCATACCACAAAATAGGACAGTCTGTCTCTAGTATATCAGTGGGCTGCACCGTTCTGTTTTGGCTTCTCTAGTGTTGTGCTATGGTGCTGTTGTGTGAGAATTGCCACGAGTATGAGGgatgcagacatgtacctgcaatcAAACAGAAAGTTAattacctaattttttttttttttaattctgatggTTTAAACTTTGACTCCCTCTCACATGTGTATACATAGTGAACATGTTTTGTCTTATTTGTTGGACAAATTGTATTGTGATCAACAATAGTAAACTCCTGTTGTATCTTACTACCTCTTTTTCACAGTGTATATCAATATTAACATCTTTGTTCACATTTACATTTATGTTTACATTTACGTTTGGATGTACCTCTATGTATATACTCTTCATATGAATTTTTATGCATACTTGTACACAAAATTATGACGTTTATTGCTTTATATGTTTAAGATGGATAGTatgtaaacaaaaataataatactacCATCTGCCACTTTCCAATGAACTCATAGCTTTTTCACTGCCCCACTGTGATTGTCTAAATTTTGTTACCATTGTTCACTAAGCAATTCCTATGAAAAGGATCActtcagttatttttatttgtttttcagatTGCTGATACAGTGTCATGTGGGTCAGAACAGAGCCGTGCTTCTGCTAATGGAACTGCCTATACCTCCCAAGGCAAAATCCGAAAGTACAATGCTGCTTCTTCATCAGGTGGATACCTAGTTAACGGAGAAGCATGCCCAACTGTGGAAGTGGTTAGGCCTGCGAGTGAAAAGTACAGAGGAGAAATCTCAAAGGAGTACCTTAAAAATTCGAATCTCAAACTTGCTAACTGCAGTGAACCTGATATACCTGAAAGCAAAGTTTCTGGCAGAGAGAATATAATGAATGGTAAACTAAGTACAGAGCAAGCACAGAGCCTTTCTTCTGTTATTCAGGCACGAAGAAAGATACAAGTTCCAAAGGATATATTTGAGttcaaaaatgatgatgattatgtaatGATTTCACTTACAAGTAATAAACTGAATACTCATGAAACTGGTTATTTGAATGGTGACAGTCTTCTTGGCAGGCTGGCGGAAAGTAAGATAGTGAATGGAAATGCAGCAGATATTGAACTGAAAAATGGTTTCATCAATGGAGATGCCTCACCAGAGGACCACTTGCAGAATGATGAGCTTACAGCTACAGGACAAAAGGACCCTAGTCTCTCTGATGATGCCCTTGATATAAAACACAAGACAGATACAAATGAATCTCATGACCAGGTAGAAAGAGATACGAAAAACGACAATTTAGGTGCCAGAATGCCTGATGTTATTTGTGGAAGTGAGATACGTAATGAGTCTTACACAAAAAAGAGACAAAGTCTTCCTGAAAATGACCTTGGTGTAATTTGTGACAAACCAATCAGTAATGGGTGTGAGGATGAGACTGATTATGCCAAGGGCAATGATGAAATTACACTTTCTGGATCTGAATCTCCAACTTCACAGTGGGATCGTGCTGTATCTGAAGTGAAGGAGCAGGCAATAGCACGACTTCAAGAAGAACTGCACAAGGCCCATCAAGAACTGAAGCTCCGGGATGAAGAAGTCAGCAGGTTGAGCCGTATTCGTCAGGAGGTTGAAGGAGAACTGGAAGAACTCACAGCTAGCCTGTTTCAAGTaagcattttgttttttaccacttTCATCATTTTATGTTTGTAGCACCATGacattttctattgttgtattcttTGCAAACTGTAAGCAGATTTTTAACTGAATATCTGTTAAACATTTAGAGAGTGAAATGTGGGGGCAAGTATTcagtgatgtatgtgtgcatttggTTATATCAAGTTGCCATCACTACTGACATATTCCAAACAGTTTGACGTCATGTTTGTCATTGCAATATCAgagaatttctctttttttttctccaaatatcGTAGAAAGATGTAAAGAAATTTGTCAGAACTCTTGACTCAACTAGACTGAGACAAGATGTTATCTGCAGACGCCACAGAGGAAAGGACAGATGAAGAAGAACGGGAAGTGACTGAAGATGTGAAGATTCCAATCAAAAGACATGGAAACAGCAAATCCCAGGTGAGGACAAGAAGTTTCCATTCAAAGGCTGTACAGTCCATAATCATTATGCCAATGAGGCAAAATTGCTGTCAGCAATGAGGCAATAATATCTCTGAAGCACCAGGTTCATGATACCTGTTTGGTGAAACACAGTGTCTTGTTGTATGAATAAGTCCATTCCTGCCTGCTACACATCCTCATCTGACAGGAATCATTGACCCTTCAGGGCCTTTTTTAAGGACCAAAAGCATGATACTTGCATGAAAAGAGATCAGAACTTGAGTGggcataacttctgcattacgacatttgcacTATGAGGCATGTGTTAACATGAAGCACAGCACtccttggtgcaccattccatgATGGTGGTTTCCAATGTACATTgtgcccatacacattcttcattctccagtggatgtctactggtgtttgtccttcagcagccgagataagaataacagcatgttggtcctgttgggatgcatttggtaataacattgcCATGGTTCATGTTTCTGTGTTTATCACATGCTTATCAGAAAGACATAGATGCCatgctaatcccttgcctacatgttggtgcttatatacccatATCATAGTTGCATTACATTGTTTATACGCTGCAGCAATCCCTGAAACAGAAGGTTTTTGATTACACATTATACTAAATGAATTGAGccacgagttgaaagaaatgtgcTAGAAAATGGATAACTATGTGCAGTAGATTGGGCTAAAGATGAATAAAGACAAAATGGACTTCATGCAGTCGGGAAGAAAATGATGAGGAATAATTTCTTGAGATGGATTGTATGAAGTGTAAAAGAGTTAGGTTCAAATATTTGGAGTCTTGGTTGACCAGTGACAACAGCATaggaatggacatcaaggaaagaatagcagtgagAATGAAATGCACATATTCCCTCAGGGAAACACACAGCCCAGAATCAATGTCAGTGAACATTAAGATGAGAACCTATAATGCCGTGATATGGGCAGCAGTAACACGTTGTTCAGTAACTTGGAGCATGGCTAAATGAGAAAAGGAAAAacgtattaatatttgaaagaagagaaatgaaaatatggggAACAATCTTCAGTAGTGCAGAAtgggggaggaagaggaagaatgAGGAAATCTACTTCTTGATGCAACAACTGTCAATTCTACAGGAGCTAAAGAGCAGAAGAATCCAGTGGACAGGCCTTGTAGCCCATATGCCAGAAAGACGGGTAAGGAAGGCACTTCAGTGGAAACCAAACACTAGTCACCTCATAGGATGACCAGGGCAAT
The nucleotide sequence above comes from Schistocerca piceifrons isolate TAMUIC-IGC-003096 chromosome 7, iqSchPice1.1, whole genome shotgun sequence. Encoded proteins:
- the LOC124805094 gene encoding guanine nucleotide exchange factor for Rab-3A-like produces the protein MKAVDGAQAGAEVEAQPPPVAPRQAPGKARSGEPPAVGAEAGQIADTVSCGSEQSRASANGTAYTSQGKIRKYNAASSSGGYLVNGEACPTVEVVRPASEKYRGEISKEYLKNSNLKLANCSEPDIPESKVSGRENIMNGKLSTEQAQSLSSVIQARRKIQVPKDIFEFKNDDDYVMISLTSNKLNTHETGYLNGDSLLGRLAESKIVNGNAADIELKNGFINGDASPEDHLQNDELTATGQKDPSLSDDALDIKHKTDTNESHDQVERDTKNDNLGARMPDVICGSEIRNESYTKKRQSLPENDLGVICDKPISNGCEDETDYAKGNDEITLSGSESPTSQWDRAVSEVKEQAIARLQEELHKAHQELKLRDEEVSRLSRIRQEVEGELEELTASLFQEAHNMVRAANVKQAAAERSLKESQMQVEVLMAEVAALKTLVLTSTPSRPNPHLHPQIDNRASRSKDDATPTGVGLFNKKHRRSPSHYNLKYGRENSPPESPVKEQQVIPPEPSDNKDGWEVDPNIHKEFVAWKQNPKLDKSDPFIARIYNEDINLCLDFPNGELAAKVRDAVEEGNIFIEAVSDKSKTIFPKKCALLETPRQCHYRMKLGDQEQWHYISQICRNRIIAVCDFLNYLRYIERGLVKSSVHDIYWEITRLRKEMVLARLGLALSS